The nucleotide sequence CCATCCGCTATGCACGAGATAACGGGCGGCGCGTGGTGACGCTCGTGCACAAGGGCAACATCATGAAGTTCACCGAAGGAGCCTTCCGCGATTGGGGCTATCAGGTCGCCCGCGAGGAATTCGGCGACATCACCGTCACCGAACAAGAACTGGGGGAGAAGTACGGTGGCAAGCTCCCCGAAGGAAAGATCCTCATCAACGACCGAATCGCCGACTCGATGTTCCAGCAAGTTCTCACGCGACCGGACGAATACTCGGTCATCGCGACGCCCAACCTCAACGGCGATTATCTGAGCGATGCCTGCGCGGCTCAAGTGGGCGGGCTGGGGCTGGCTCCGGGAGCCAATATCGGCGATTACATCGCCCTGTTCGAGGCGACACACGGAACGGCTCCCAAATACGCCGATAAGGACGTGATCAATCCCAGCGCCGTCATCCTCGCCGGCGTCATGATGTTCGAGTACATCGGCTGGCGCGAGGTGGCCGATCTCATTACGACCGGCATCAGCCGGACCATCTCGCAGAAAGTAGTGACCTACGATCTGGCCCGCCTCATGGAGGGGGCCCGTCAGGTCAAGACGAGCGAGTTCGCCACCGCCATCATCGAGAATATGGGTTCGTGAGCGGCGCCGTCTTTCCCGTTCCCCAGCGGGAAAGACCGCGCCCCAGCCCCCGGCCACTCAGGGCTTCGCCCCCGAGCAGTCGCGGGCAAGGGGAGGGAGATTATGGCGCGAAAGAAAATCACTGTGGTCGGCGCCGGGAACGTCGGCGCGACGGTCGCCCATCGCCTGGTGGATAAAGAGCTGGGCGATGTCGTCCTCGTTGACATCATCGAGGGATTGCCTCAAGGCAAGGCGCTCGATCTGGCCGAATCCACTCCGGTCCTCGGCGCGGATGTTCGCGTCGTCGGATCCAACGGCTACAAGGAGACGATCAACTCCGACGTCGTCGTCATCACGGCGGGCGTGCC is from Blastocatellia bacterium and encodes:
- the icd gene encoding isocitrate dehydrogenase (NADP(+)), which produces MVSYNGIPVPQEGQKIRIEDGKLVVPDNPIIPFIEGDGTGRDIWRAAHRVFEAAVAKAYKGERRVIWYEIFAGEKAYNRFGEWLPQDTVAAIRDFTVAIKGPLTTPVGGGIRSLNVALRQLLDLYACVRPVRWYPGVPSPVKHPEKLDVVIFRENTEDVYAGIEFQQGTENARKTIEFLQSLGYTVRPDSGIGIKPISITGSQRLVRKAIRYARDNGRRVVTLVHKGNIMKFTEGAFRDWGYQVAREEFGDITVTEQELGEKYGGKLPEGKILINDRIADSMFQQVLTRPDEYSVIATPNLNGDYLSDACAAQVGGLGLAPGANIGDYIALFEATHGTAPKYADKDVINPSAVILAGVMMFEYIGWREVADLITTGISRTISQKVVTYDLARLMEGARQVKTSEFATAIIENMGS
- a CDS encoding malate dehydrogenase (Catalyzes the reversible oxidation of malate to oxaloacetate); this encodes MARKKITVVGAGNVGATVAHRLVDKELGDVVLVDIIEGLPQGKALDLAESTPVLGADVRVVGSNGYKETINSDVVVITAGVP